The region CGCGCGCAGCCCGCCGGCGCACCATCGAATTTCCGCTGGACAAACCGGCCGGCTTGGCCGATGATGCCCAACCACTTACCGTTGCGGCCTTTTGCGGCCCCTGATCACAGCGTATCACAAGGATCGCGTATGAACATCTATTACATCGACGGCGAATTTGTCCAGGCCCAGGCCGCTTGCCTGCCGGTGGACGACCTGTCCATCCTGCGGGGTTTCGGCGTTTTTGACTTTCTGCGGACTTATGGCGGCCGGCCGTTTCACCTGAAAGACCATTTGGCCCGGCTTAAGCGTTCGGCCGAACTGATCGGGCTTGGGGTGGGGCGCCCGCTGGGGGAAATCGCCGACATCGTCGGGGAGACCTTGCGGCGCAACGGGCATGCCGAGGCCAACATCCGGATCGTGGTCACCGGCGGCAGCAGTCCGGACTGCTTCCTGCCAGCCGGGCGGCCGCGGCTGCTGGTCCTGGTGACGCCCCTGACGCCGCTGCCTGAGACCTGGCAGCAAGACGGTGTCGGGATCGTCACCATTCCCTACAGCCGCTACCTGCCGAACGCCAAGAGCATCAACTACATTCCCGCGATT is a window of Desulfobacteraceae bacterium DNA encoding:
- a CDS encoding aminotransferase class IV → MNIYYIDGEFVQAQAACLPVDDLSILRGFGVFDFLRTYGGRPFHLKDHLARLKRSAELIGLGVGRPLGEIADIVGETLRRNGHAEANIRIVVTGGSSPDCFLPAGRPRLLVLVTPLTPLPETWQQDGVGIVTIPYSRYLPNAKSINYIPAIHAMQDARRQGAVEALYVKPDGRVTEFTTSNLFAVIDGRLLTPETDLLPGITRQVVLDLDLPLPAQIGDLTLEALHGAEEVFLTSSTKEVVPVVRIDRRPVADGRPGKRTRETMARFRDYTERYGRG